One window of Nostoc sp. C052 genomic DNA carries:
- the cas6 gene encoding CRISPR system precrRNA processing endoribonuclease RAMP protein Cas6, whose amino-acid sequence MLIHSNWTLSVSEPTILPRSYTLELVKQLHQQLGLEIGTESIPSVSHSGIIGLYSVSREFLTFHPEEFYKLSLCGLQNISAKAISQFNLSASLEFLGAKFNVINREDEITSYEELYTTLVANEPEPIKRFDLQFITPTTFAHGGANLPLPIPSLMFRSWLERWNHFAPVYLGSDELIAYLSNAILLKNHKIQTRSWQLHKGYVNGFVGNVTLQVFNRADPLLANVANLLVQYARFAGTGMKTRLGMGQTLIK is encoded by the coding sequence ATGTTAATTCATTCTAACTGGACATTAAGTGTATCTGAACCCACAATTTTACCTCGTTCATATACATTAGAACTAGTTAAGCAACTACATCAACAGCTAGGTTTAGAAATCGGAACTGAGTCGATTCCTTCTGTTTCGCATTCAGGAATAATTGGTTTGTATTCTGTTTCTAGAGAATTTTTGACCTTTCATCCAGAGGAGTTTTATAAACTATCTCTGTGTGGATTGCAAAATATTTCAGCAAAAGCGATTTCTCAGTTCAATCTCTCAGCATCTCTAGAGTTTCTGGGAGCAAAATTTAATGTCATTAACCGCGAAGACGAAATTACTAGTTATGAAGAACTCTACACAACTTTGGTGGCAAATGAACCAGAACCAATAAAACGATTTGATTTGCAATTTATCACTCCCACTACTTTTGCTCACGGTGGAGCGAATTTACCTCTACCTATACCCTCATTAATGTTCCGTAGTTGGTTAGAACGTTGGAATCATTTTGCACCTGTTTATTTGGGAAGTGATGAATTAATTGCTTATCTTAGTAATGCAATTTTACTCAAAAATCACAAAATTCAAACGCGAAGCTGGCAATTACACAAAGGCTATGTGAATGGATTTGTCGGCAATGTTACGTTACAAGTTTTCAATCGTGCTGACCCCTTGCTGGCGAATGTGGCTAATTTATTAGTTCAATATGCGCGGTTTGCAGGTACGGGGATGAAAACACGGTTGGGTATGGGACAGACATTAATAAAATAA
- the csm5 gene encoding type III-A CRISPR-associated RAMP protein Csm5 — MTFSPEFALKKPDFYQSKRIQLTSPILHIGSSVSRLNPFEYVQTDKKVYLPNQEALAKALIKQGGRFLDDYIQAIEEREDISRLLKQAFGFEWWNISVDGCQAFPKEAISQKLTGENITDLRPMIRNGMGQLFIPGSSIKGAIRTAIAYHLLKHGDRYQVASSKQVSEIEKTLRQKLGQINQYQHKFLDDELFMDSLFSEFSLTYQERNFSGKGPNTDFLRALKITDSEPLLESKIRTKKGQEIPVNLPVVAEVIVSSRFPDYLAKYKASIYAEMVRNVQTEFTLTLDTEMLLWFKHKQGMKLPFSNIDELLQICQEFTQEQWDYEHDYWEEIKNNPRASGKNLDFNHIREFYEPEKSPYSQRLGWGSGMTGTTINLLLDDELREDIRDTCGLKAPGFEAPKSRRTVMNPNGEIKFVPGWVKFKNS, encoded by the coding sequence ATGACATTTTCTCCTGAATTTGCTCTTAAGAAACCTGATTTCTATCAATCCAAAAGAATACAGTTGACTAGTCCTATTTTACATATAGGCTCATCTGTATCGAGATTGAATCCTTTTGAATATGTGCAGACAGATAAAAAAGTCTATCTTCCTAATCAAGAAGCCTTGGCAAAAGCTTTGATTAAACAAGGAGGAAGATTTTTAGATGACTATATTCAAGCAATTGAAGAACGTGAAGACATCAGCAGACTTTTAAAACAAGCTTTTGGCTTCGAGTGGTGGAATATAAGTGTAGATGGATGTCAAGCTTTCCCCAAAGAAGCCATCAGCCAAAAGTTGACAGGGGAGAACATTACAGATTTGCGTCCCATGATTCGTAATGGCATGGGTCAATTATTTATCCCTGGTTCTTCGATTAAAGGAGCAATTAGAACTGCTATAGCATATCATTTACTTAAACATGGCGATCGCTATCAAGTAGCTTCATCAAAGCAGGTTAGCGAAATTGAGAAAACTTTGAGACAAAAACTAGGACAAATTAACCAATATCAGCACAAATTTTTAGATGATGAGCTATTCATGGATAGTTTATTCTCAGAATTTAGTCTGACATATCAAGAGAGAAATTTCTCAGGTAAAGGGCCAAATACAGATTTTTTAAGGGCGCTCAAAATCACCGATTCAGAACCACTTCTAGAAAGCAAAATTAGAACTAAGAAAGGTCAAGAAATTCCTGTTAATCTACCTGTTGTAGCTGAGGTAATAGTTTCTAGCAGATTCCCTGACTACTTAGCCAAATATAAAGCGTCTATTTATGCCGAAATGGTACGGAATGTTCAAACAGAATTTACTCTGACTTTAGATACAGAAATGCTTTTATGGTTTAAACATAAACAGGGAATGAAATTACCCTTTAGTAATATAGATGAACTATTACAAATATGTCAGGAATTCACCCAAGAACAATGGGATTATGAACATGATTACTGGGAAGAAATTAAGAACAATCCTAGAGCATCAGGTAAAAATTTAGATTTTAATCATATCCGCGAATTTTATGAACCAGAAAAATCTCCCTATAGTCAGAGATTGGGGTGGGGTAGTGGGATGACTGGAACTACTATAAATTTGCTGCTAGACGATGAACTACGAGAAGATATCCGCGATACTTGTGGTTTAAAAGCACCTGGTTTTGAAGCACCAAAATCTAGGCGGACTGTAATGAATCCCAATGGTGAAATCAAATTTGTACCTGGATGGGTTAAGTTCAAGAATTCATAA
- the csm2 gene encoding type III-A CRISPR-associated protein Csm2 has product MPEPIKPKPSSPPVNSRQLIPQVNTSKTQNIVEQIVKTIDGLTEGLQKYPIRDLVKHAEEFGPYLKQQRLETNQVRKFLDAVNRLKADLTETGEFSKIETEIVLLKPKLAYAAARQRAAKPLGEVMSAAIDKVHSKEDFERLVQLLESIIAYHKAEGGK; this is encoded by the coding sequence ATGCCAGAGCCAATTAAACCTAAACCATCTTCCCCACCTGTAAACTCCAGACAATTAATTCCTCAAGTAAATACAAGTAAAACACAGAATATTGTCGAACAAATTGTTAAAACTATTGATGGCTTAACGGAAGGATTACAAAAATATCCTATCAGAGACTTAGTTAAACATGCTGAAGAATTTGGCCCTTATCTTAAGCAGCAAAGATTAGAAACTAATCAAGTACGTAAATTCTTAGATGCTGTAAATCGCTTAAAAGCCGATTTAACTGAAACAGGCGAATTTAGCAAAATTGAAACAGAAATAGTTCTGCTTAAACCCAAATTGGCATACGCCGCAGCTAGACAGAGAGCAGCAAAACCATTAGGTGAGGTGATGTCAGCAGCTATTGATAAAGTTCACAGCAAAGAAGATTTTGAGCGTCTAGTTCAATTACTTGAATCAATTATTGCTTATCACAAAGCTGAAGGTGGAAAATAA
- a CDS encoding EAL domain-containing protein, translated as MSQICPISKTCACRNVARCRTQEAGRLFLWFPVPHTLTKVTSYLEQFSLEYELMQERPGLSLNCRTGQSLEIARNLAKLLAPRELKETQVLFIRGTIQPQIHDFSDIASLQRFIQLNQSDWLVEMLAAERFTSYFQPIVSINDTSQIFGYESLLRGLDEQGNLVLPTPIIELATEAGLIPQLDQVARLSTINQFSRHQVSGHIFINFAPTSLYDPVFCLRSTVEAIDTAGISHDRVVFEVVESDNPQDLAHLKAVLQYYRDAGFLVALDDLGSGYSSLNLLHQLRPDFIKLDMELIRDVHQDLYKASITEKLLEITQKLNIQTVAEGIECIEELNWLRERGANLAQGYLIAQPSAVPITTTPYFDPIALTVVSANSQVVEQVQHQSESERIVAAVTQRIRQSLELDEILQTTAAEVRQLFQVDRVLIYQFEPDWSGLVAVESLAEGCMSILGFHVMDTCFKSTRAAYFQEGNTRAIEDIENAGLSPCHIDLLRSLQIRANLVVPILQQERLWGLLIAHQCHNSRQWQQSEINLFNQLAGQAAIAIQQSELYHQLQQANQELQRLACSDGLTQVGNRRCFDDTLKTQWQRLAREQGSLSLILCDVDYFKLYNDTHGHLAGDDALRQVAKTISQTVKHPADLVARYGGEEFAVILPNTDIERAIAVAKDIQTNISALQMPHPHSDVSEFITLSLGVATIIPHSQLSPETLIAAADQGLYQAKAQGRNCVVQMDCENAD; from the coding sequence ATGAGCCAAATATGTCCTATCTCCAAAACCTGCGCTTGTCGCAATGTTGCACGCTGCCGGACTCAGGAGGCAGGTAGGCTCTTTCTCTGGTTCCCTGTTCCACATACCCTAACAAAAGTCACCTCCTACCTAGAGCAGTTTTCTCTTGAGTATGAACTGATGCAAGAACGGCCAGGTTTGAGTTTGAACTGTAGAACCGGACAGTCTCTAGAAATTGCCCGTAACCTGGCCAAATTACTTGCACCAAGAGAATTAAAAGAAACGCAAGTCCTTTTCATTCGAGGTACTATCCAACCTCAAATCCACGATTTTAGTGACATAGCCTCATTACAACGCTTCATTCAGTTGAACCAATCCGACTGGCTGGTTGAAATGTTAGCAGCGGAACGATTCACCAGTTACTTCCAACCAATTGTCTCAATTAACGATACATCGCAGATTTTTGGATATGAATCGCTCTTGCGGGGACTGGATGAACAAGGCAATTTAGTACTACCGACACCAATTATAGAGTTAGCAACTGAAGCCGGACTCATACCACAACTCGACCAAGTTGCTCGCCTCAGCACAATCAATCAATTCAGTCGCCATCAAGTGAGTGGGCATATCTTCATCAATTTTGCACCAACGTCACTTTATGACCCAGTTTTTTGCCTACGTAGTACAGTAGAGGCAATTGATACTGCTGGAATTTCGCACGATCGCGTTGTTTTTGAAGTCGTGGAGTCAGACAATCCTCAAGATTTAGCCCACCTCAAGGCAGTACTACAATACTACCGAGATGCTGGGTTTTTAGTCGCTCTTGATGACCTTGGTTCTGGCTATTCCAGCCTAAACTTGCTGCATCAGTTACGTCCAGACTTTATCAAGCTGGATATGGAGTTAATTCGAGATGTACATCAAGACCTTTACAAAGCTTCCATTACTGAAAAGCTTCTAGAGATTACTCAAAAATTAAACATCCAGACCGTTGCTGAAGGAATTGAGTGCATTGAGGAATTGAACTGGCTGCGAGAACGAGGTGCAAATCTTGCTCAAGGCTATTTGATTGCTCAACCCAGTGCAGTGCCTATTACTACAACCCCTTACTTTGATCCGATCGCATTAACTGTAGTATCGGCAAATTCTCAGGTAGTTGAGCAGGTTCAACACCAAAGCGAGTCCGAGCGAATTGTGGCAGCAGTGACGCAGCGCATTCGACAATCGTTGGAGTTAGACGAGATTTTGCAAACCACAGCAGCCGAAGTGCGACAACTATTTCAGGTAGATAGAGTATTAATCTATCAGTTTGAGCCAGACTGGAGTGGGTTAGTTGCTGTAGAATCCTTAGCAGAAGGGTGTATGTCCATTCTTGGTTTTCACGTTATGGACACATGCTTTAAATCCACACGTGCAGCTTACTTCCAAGAAGGTAACACCAGAGCGATCGAAGACATTGAAAATGCGGGACTATCGCCGTGTCATATTGATCTCCTCCGAAGTCTGCAAATTCGGGCAAACCTTGTCGTACCCATTTTGCAGCAAGAGCGTTTGTGGGGATTATTGATTGCTCACCAATGCCATAACAGCAGACAATGGCAGCAATCGGAAATTAACTTATTTAACCAGTTAGCTGGTCAAGCTGCGATCGCTATTCAGCAATCAGAACTTTACCACCAATTACAACAAGCAAACCAAGAATTACAGCGCCTTGCCTGTTCGGATGGTCTAACCCAAGTAGGAAATCGACGTTGCTTTGATGACACGTTAAAGACACAGTGGCAACGATTGGCACGAGAACAAGGTTCGCTATCTTTGATTTTGTGTGATGTCGATTACTTTAAGCTCTACAACGATACGCATGGACATCTGGCAGGAGATGATGCACTTAGACAGGTTGCCAAGACAATTTCTCAGACAGTGAAACACCCCGCAGATTTAGTTGCTCGTTATGGTGGAGAAGAGTTTGCAGTCATTTTGCCGAATACTGATATCGAAAGGGCTATTGCAGTTGCCAAAGATATTCAGACCAATATTAGTGCATTACAAATGCCTCACCCTCATTCTGATGTCAGTGAATTCATCACCCTAAGTCTTGGTGTGGCAACCATTATACCTCATAGCCAATTATCTCCTGAAACCTTAATTGCTGCTGCTGACCAAGGACTCTACCAAGCAAAAGCACAAGGAAGAAATTGTGTGGTGCAGATGGATTGTGAGAATGCTGACTGA
- a CDS encoding CRISPR-associated protein Csx3 — translation MTTYQIVFEGEVLKIGFAEPAQNNQIVKDAAARLDEMSKTGELAGGVLLKINGPVSVPVAFVLAHKVGHLYGAIAFFDPKLGKYVVCITHNPAYSLGDLVD, via the coding sequence ATGACGACTTACCAAATCGTCTTTGAAGGTGAAGTGTTAAAAATCGGATTTGCCGAACCCGCACAAAATAACCAAATTGTCAAAGATGCGGCAGCACGTCTGGATGAGATGAGTAAAACAGGAGAGCTAGCAGGGGGAGTATTACTGAAGATTAATGGCCCGGTGTCTGTGCCTGTAGCCTTTGTATTAGCACATAAGGTAGGGCATCTTTACGGTGCGATCGCATTTTTTGACCCCAAGTTAGGCAAGTATGTTGTCTGTATTACCCATAACCCAGCATATAGCCTGGGTGATTTAGTTGATTAA
- the csm3 gene encoding type III-A CRISPR-associated RAMP protein Csm3, with the protein MPTSYAQKPLLGKLSLTSHLSVETGLHIGGGGENLDIGGLDKPVIRDPLTKYPYLPGSSIKGKLRSTLERLLNKPLNRTGGSGTWRYESDDLVNGFTEVEEGRFIAYEGASTCQISRLFGSTGGSKFWMPIEAAREEGLLENNSPTQTIQGQNCVRINRGRNAPARLIIRDSHLLPDSAAKLKQVDTGLYMTEWKFENGIDRVTAAANPRQLERVPAGSKFQFELVYTVEDKDQAVEDLQNIAIALAILEDDALGGHGSRGYGKVRFQNFEFSYRSLAQYRQITNTPAGTSGLQPLESIANTQALLDNFGSLRDYIEQRVLPGNES; encoded by the coding sequence ATGCCAACATCATACGCGCAAAAACCCTTACTTGGTAAATTGTCCCTCACTAGTCACCTTTCTGTAGAAACTGGATTGCACATTGGCGGTGGTGGTGAAAATTTAGATATTGGTGGACTAGATAAACCTGTTATTCGTGACCCTCTAACAAAGTATCCTTACTTGCCTGGTTCATCTATTAAAGGCAAACTACGCTCCACTTTAGAACGGTTATTAAATAAACCTCTAAATCGCACAGGAGGAAGCGGTACTTGGCGCTATGAAAGTGATGATTTGGTAAATGGATTTACCGAAGTTGAAGAAGGACGATTTATTGCTTATGAAGGCGCTAGTACCTGTCAAATTAGCCGATTGTTTGGTTCTACTGGCGGCTCAAAATTTTGGATGCCAATTGAGGCTGCTAGAGAAGAAGGATTATTGGAAAATAATAGTCCTACTCAGACAATCCAAGGTCAGAACTGCGTCAGAATTAATCGCGGACGTAATGCACCGGCTCGCCTGATTATTCGAGATTCCCATTTGCTACCAGATTCAGCAGCAAAGCTCAAGCAAGTTGATACCGGTTTATATATGACCGAGTGGAAATTTGAAAACGGTATTGATCGCGTGACGGCGGCGGCAAACCCCAGACAGTTAGAGCGTGTACCTGCTGGATCAAAATTCCAGTTTGAATTAGTTTATACCGTAGAAGATAAAGACCAAGCCGTTGAAGATTTGCAAAATATTGCGATCGCACTAGCCATTCTAGAAGATGATGCACTCGGCGGACACGGTTCTAGAGGCTACGGTAAAGTCAGATTTCAAAACTTCGAGTTTTCCTATCGCAGCTTGGCACAATATCGTCAGATTACCAACACGCCTGCTGGTACATCAGGTTTACAACCATTAGAATCTATCGCCAATACACAAGCACTCTTAGATAACTTTGGAAGCTTACGCGATTACATCGAACAGCGAGTATTGCCAGGGAATGAATCATGA
- the cas10 gene encoding type III-A CRISPR-associated protein Cas10/Csm1, with the protein MVTSSQEVALQVVQQAIAALAIWAKPDNQLPVQKKEHPAVTRAKNVLGWKNYSKIGKLSLLFDKVKLSDQPKQYQPKAHYHRLLAIENNNQEYPDIPYPSDLESVQKEKSAFKDKIQSEVLPYIEENWDNLSWLILILEKFGSCLSFGEPDVALVDRAKTTAAVTAALVNNSDAENISLIAGDLSGIQNFIYTISSDGALKSLRARSFYLELVIQEVVQQLIGDLKLPSTNIIYAGGGNFYLIVSGESQQIKESVNKIRQTFNRWLLNTFKGKLFLAIDSIHVPIKALEDKSFANYWTQLTKDLATQKTRKFYQEIDVFLKASPSYEPCRVCHRDDLPSLKPLIRRNLDSSPACWICRTMFELGDNIFDVKALLRSKRSNIKGYVDRVHIPGYYYYFFTEWQQARNLAQNNEIVFLINDWQLEHYKTDNNLLLLLGNYGKESEVEPGRFIRAEEMAEAAKKVGAIPRVGYLRMDVDRLGRIFAEGLDKENRTLPRIAGLSRQMSYFFKVYLNSLAENRYDNFIKYYKDKTIEVLSNAKYLRERERKNLLFIYAGGDDLFVSGAWNEIVEFAFDVYQCFCAYTGNNPDITLSGGISIDDIKFPLYQAAKSSGEAENKAKANGRDSLGLFAQIFKWDEWLEIEDINFFEPEIKKYLHPENKPKLLGVLPFVKKLEAQNIGVNYSRNFVRNLLITAQIQEQALKKFEEDKESKEALGTRYYLHLPKIAYTLARLPKNVLDDNDFRTSLKSPYNAPYFRAIATWIELLNR; encoded by the coding sequence ATGGTGACAAGTTCTCAAGAGGTTGCATTACAGGTTGTTCAGCAGGCGATCGCTGCTTTGGCTATTTGGGCAAAGCCAGATAATCAGTTACCCGTTCAAAAAAAAGAGCATCCAGCAGTTACTAGAGCTAAAAATGTATTGGGCTGGAAAAATTATTCAAAAATTGGAAAGTTGAGTTTGCTATTTGACAAAGTAAAGTTATCTGACCAACCCAAGCAATATCAACCAAAAGCTCATTACCATCGACTGTTAGCAATTGAAAATAATAATCAAGAATATCCAGATATTCCTTATCCATCAGATTTAGAATCTGTTCAAAAAGAAAAGTCGGCTTTTAAAGACAAAATTCAAAGTGAAGTCTTACCCTATATTGAAGAAAACTGGGATAATCTTTCCTGGCTGATACTAATTCTAGAAAAATTTGGCTCATGTCTCAGCTTTGGTGAACCTGATGTTGCTTTAGTAGACAGAGCAAAGACTACAGCAGCAGTTACAGCCGCTTTAGTTAATAATAGTGACGCTGAAAATATCAGCTTAATTGCTGGGGATTTATCAGGAATACAAAATTTTATCTACACAATTTCTTCTGATGGCGCTCTCAAGTCACTACGAGCGAGGAGTTTTTATTTAGAATTAGTTATCCAAGAAGTAGTACAGCAATTAATCGGAGATTTAAAACTCCCAAGTACTAATATAATTTATGCTGGAGGAGGCAATTTTTACTTAATCGTATCGGGCGAATCACAACAGATAAAAGAATCTGTAAACAAAATACGTCAAACGTTTAATAGATGGCTATTAAACACCTTTAAAGGCAAACTATTTTTAGCAATTGATTCCATACATGTCCCTATTAAAGCTTTAGAGGATAAAAGTTTTGCAAATTATTGGACACAACTAACTAAAGATTTAGCCACACAAAAGACTCGTAAATTTTATCAAGAAATCGATGTTTTTCTCAAAGCCAGTCCGAGTTATGAACCTTGCCGAGTTTGTCATCGAGATGATTTACCTAGTTTAAAACCATTAATTCGCCGGAATTTAGATTCTTCCCCTGCCTGCTGGATATGCCGTACCATGTTTGAGCTAGGCGATAATATATTTGATGTTAAGGCGTTATTGCGATCAAAAAGGTCAAATATCAAAGGTTATGTAGACAGAGTTCATATTCCTGGTTACTACTACTATTTTTTCACAGAATGGCAACAAGCAAGAAATTTAGCTCAAAATAATGAAATAGTTTTTCTCATCAACGATTGGCAATTAGAACACTATAAGACAGATAATAATTTGCTGCTATTATTAGGAAACTATGGTAAAGAAAGTGAAGTAGAACCAGGGAGATTCATTCGCGCTGAGGAAATGGCAGAAGCAGCAAAGAAAGTAGGTGCAATTCCTAGAGTTGGTTATTTGCGAATGGATGTAGATAGACTGGGCAGAATTTTTGCTGAAGGTTTAGATAAAGAAAATCGGACTTTACCAAGAATTGCAGGACTTTCCCGCCAAATGAGTTATTTCTTTAAGGTGTACCTCAATAGTTTGGCAGAAAATCGTTATGATAATTTTATTAAGTATTACAAAGATAAAACTATTGAAGTTTTAAGTAATGCCAAATATTTAAGAGAGAGAGAGCGAAAAAATCTCCTATTTATTTATGCAGGAGGTGATGATTTATTTGTCAGTGGCGCATGGAATGAAATTGTAGAATTTGCTTTTGACGTTTATCAGTGTTTCTGTGCTTATACAGGAAATAATCCAGATATTACGCTATCAGGTGGAATTAGCATTGATGATATTAAGTTCCCGCTTTATCAAGCTGCAAAATCATCAGGTGAGGCTGAGAATAAAGCTAAAGCAAATGGTAGAGATAGTTTAGGTTTATTTGCTCAAATTTTTAAATGGGATGAATGGTTAGAGATAGAAGACATCAATTTTTTTGAACCAGAAATAAAAAAGTATTTACATCCTGAAAACAAGCCAAAGTTATTAGGTGTGCTACCATTTGTAAAAAAATTAGAAGCACAAAATATTGGGGTTAATTATTCACGTAATTTTGTGCGTAATCTGCTTATAACTGCACAAATACAAGAGCAAGCCTTAAAAAAGTTTGAAGAAGATAAAGAATCAAAGGAGGCTTTAGGTACTCGCTACTATTTACATCTTCCAAAAATTGCTTATACTCTAGCAAGATTACCTAAAAATGTACTAGATGACAATGATTTTCGGACTTCGTTAAAAAGTCCATATAATGCACCTTATTTTCGGGCGATCGCAACTTGGATTGAACTCTTAAACCGTTGA
- the cas6 gene encoding CRISPR-associated endoribonuclease Cas6 → MARAATSTRRKTEPQPEFPPSLPTWGDDTELLGLVFDLEPSTSTSLYSQYTIGLHAWFLDQVRQFNPELSAYLHDGESEKPFNISALEGQLLASGRQLQLEAKQIYHWHINALSPRVVQFLKQWLTQLPQILDLRGAPLHIKQVSIAHSPTTYRQLLQSIPEKPSNINFSFVSPTSFRRKGHHFPLPVPLNLFHSYLRRWNDFSGIPIEQEPFLDWIDEGVIIHQHRLESVKVAAGKRGSVTGFTGVMSCGLSKAALTNSEFTQLFYALARLSPYCGTGHKTTFGLGQTRLDWVKPEVNLPTQVLTNLLGERIDELTALFTAQRKRTGGDRTDKIASTWATILARREMGESLQVISQDLEMPYATVKTYVKLARRALKDNVDK, encoded by the coding sequence ATGGCAAGAGCAGCTACATCCACCAGGCGCAAAACTGAGCCACAGCCAGAATTTCCCCCTTCCCTTCCTACCTGGGGAGATGACACGGAACTGCTAGGATTGGTGTTTGACCTTGAGCCAAGCACTTCCACTTCCCTCTACTCCCAGTACACAATTGGACTCCATGCCTGGTTTCTCGACCAAGTAAGGCAATTTAACCCAGAACTTTCTGCATATCTCCATGATGGAGAGTCAGAAAAGCCCTTCAATATTTCGGCGCTGGAAGGTCAACTCCTCGCTAGTGGAAGACAACTGCAATTAGAAGCCAAGCAAATTTACCACTGGCATATCAATGCTTTATCTCCAAGAGTGGTGCAGTTTCTCAAACAATGGTTAACCCAACTGCCTCAAATCCTCGACTTGAGAGGCGCTCCTCTGCACATCAAACAGGTGAGTATCGCTCATTCACCCACAACTTACAGGCAATTATTGCAGTCCATACCAGAGAAACCCTCTAATATCAACTTCAGCTTTGTCTCGCCTACCAGCTTTCGCCGCAAAGGTCATCATTTTCCCCTGCCAGTGCCACTTAATCTCTTTCACAGCTACCTACGCCGCTGGAATGACTTTTCAGGAATCCCAATCGAACAAGAACCTTTTCTCGATTGGATAGATGAAGGGGTAATTATCCATCAGCATCGCTTGGAGTCGGTGAAGGTAGCAGCCGGAAAACGGGGTTCGGTGACTGGGTTCACAGGGGTAATGTCCTGTGGTTTGAGTAAGGCTGCTTTAACAAACTCTGAGTTTACCCAATTGTTTTATGCTTTGGCACGCCTTTCTCCTTACTGCGGTACGGGACACAAGACTACTTTTGGACTGGGACAAACTCGCTTAGATTGGGTGAAACCAGAAGTAAATTTACCTACTCAGGTGCTAACAAATCTGCTGGGAGAACGCATTGATGAATTGACAGCACTATTCACCGCACAACGAAAACGCACAGGGGGCGATCGCACTGATAAAATTGCTTCTACTTGGGCCACTATCCTAGCACGCCGAGAAATGGGAGAATCATTGCAGGTGATATCCCAAGATTTAGAGATGCCCTACGCTACTGTGAAAACTTACGTAAAGTTAGCTCGGCGGGCACTCAAGGATAATGTCGATAAATGA
- the csm4 gene encoding type III-A CRISPR-associated RAMP protein Csm4 → MSVWKLVKLNFGRSPAHFGELGIGIEETSDRVRSDALFSAWVSVYARLFGKNAVEELLQRFPSEKHPQLIPPLRISSTFIYRQENEHTIYYLPRPLKFPINYPAEDLEFFKTYKKLNYLPLEVWQRWYQGEGFIGGDAEELKTETKGQSNGHLRQLGTFDYKKAFEIDQIPKIAVDRVTRATNLYHTGFVQFRSDKNPSGLYFLLQLSPEGDKLADQLKAALHLLGEEGLGGERSSGAGRFEIEWLELPETWQSIVDFSAGNYHTLMSLFWDTLIKTEFLNNASYEIQERGGWITENQLRRKMVRMFSEGSVFKEEPQGKLVDVTPIQLVDDKGKYKFHPIYRSGISLSLSINIKEK, encoded by the coding sequence ATGAGTGTGTGGAAATTAGTTAAACTCAATTTTGGGCGTAGTCCTGCTCACTTTGGGGAATTGGGAATTGGGATTGAAGAAACAAGCGATCGCGTCCGTTCTGATGCTTTATTTAGTGCTTGGGTAAGCGTCTATGCGCGGTTATTTGGTAAAAATGCAGTTGAAGAATTATTGCAGAGATTTCCTTCTGAAAAGCACCCACAACTAATACCCCCCTTGCGGATAAGTTCTACATTCATCTATCGACAAGAGAACGAACACACAATTTACTATCTTCCCCGTCCTCTCAAGTTTCCCATCAACTACCCTGCTGAAGACCTAGAATTTTTCAAAACCTATAAAAAACTGAATTACTTACCTTTAGAAGTATGGCAAAGATGGTATCAAGGAGAGGGATTTATCGGTGGTGATGCTGAAGAGTTAAAAACTGAAACTAAAGGTCAATCTAATGGACATCTGCGCCAATTAGGAACATTTGATTACAAAAAAGCCTTTGAAATTGATCAAATTCCGAAAATTGCAGTAGATCGAGTTACTAGAGCCACAAATCTTTATCACACTGGCTTTGTTCAATTCAGATCAGATAAAAATCCATCTGGTTTATATTTTCTCCTGCAACTCTCCCCAGAAGGCGATAAATTAGCAGATCAATTAAAAGCTGCTTTACATTTATTAGGAGAAGAAGGACTTGGCGGAGAACGTTCAAGTGGTGCAGGGAGATTTGAAATTGAATGGTTAGAATTACCAGAAACTTGGCAAAGTATAGTAGATTTTTCTGCTGGAAATTATCACACCCTCATGAGTTTATTTTGGGATACACTCATAAAAACTGAATTTTTAAATAACGCCAGCTATGAAATTCAAGAACGCGGTGGTTGGATAACTGAAAATCAACTCCGGCGCAAAATGGTGCGAATGTTCAGTGAAGGTTCTGTTTTTAAAGAAGAACCACAGGGGAAACTTGTAGATGTAACACCAATACAGTTAGTAGATGATAAAGGGAAATATAAATTCCACCCCATTTACCGTAGTGGAATTAGCTTGAGCTTATCAATTAACATAAAGGAGAAATAA